The Bernardetia litoralis DSM 6794 genome includes a window with the following:
- a CDS encoding DUF58 domain-containing protein: MLKDIISKLRKYEILIRKAVNTSMQGESHSVFKGSGLEFDDIRQYNYGDDVRTINWNISAKGHGAYINTYKEEKEQNVFFVLDVSASQRVGVQGMQKLDIGKEICGVLTLSALREQNSVGLLCFSDKKERYVRPDKGNRQAAQILKVIFDLHPTSDQTNLSKAITMAMNIIKRKSVMILVSDFIDENYEAALKGVAKQHDLICIHLGDPREQNLPQLGIVQIHDKESSKSVWVNTSSKEYREHFEKQFLQKREELENLCKRYGADYLYLSTHDDYVPKLIKLFKLRKTRRK; this comes from the coding sequence ATGTTAAAAGATATAATTAGTAAACTTCGCAAGTACGAAATTTTGATTCGTAAAGCTGTTAATACAAGTATGCAGGGCGAAAGTCATTCTGTTTTCAAAGGCTCTGGGCTAGAGTTTGATGATATTCGGCAGTACAATTATGGTGATGATGTGCGTACCATAAATTGGAATATTTCAGCAAAAGGACATGGCGCATACATAAATACTTATAAAGAAGAAAAAGAACAAAATGTCTTTTTTGTGCTTGATGTAAGTGCTTCTCAACGTGTGGGAGTGCAAGGAATGCAAAAATTAGATATTGGAAAAGAGATTTGTGGTGTACTGACTCTTTCTGCTTTGAGAGAACAAAACTCGGTAGGTTTACTTTGTTTTAGTGATAAAAAAGAACGTTATGTTCGCCCTGACAAAGGAAATAGACAAGCTGCTCAGATTTTGAAAGTTATTTTTGATTTGCATCCAACTTCTGACCAAACCAACCTAAGTAAAGCCATTACGATGGCAATGAATATTATCAAACGAAAAAGTGTAATGATTTTGGTTTCTGATTTTATTGATGAAAATTATGAAGCTGCATTGAAAGGCGTTGCCAAACAACACGATTTAATTTGTATTCATTTGGGCGATCCAAGAGAACAAAATTTGCCACAGCTCGGAATTGTTCAGATTCATGATAAAGAATCAAGCAAATCAGTTTGGGTAAATACTTCATCAAAAGAATATCGTGAGCATTTTGAAAAGCAGTTTTTACAAAAAAGAGAAGAATTAGAAAATCTTTGTAAACGCTATGGAGCAGATTATTTGTATTTGAGTACGCATGATGATTATGTTCCTAAATTGATAAAACTTTTTAAATTGAGAAAGACTAGACGAAAATAG
- a CDS encoding DUF4199 domain-containing protein, translating into MKNPFWKYAFLTAATMAVGVLLLTVTLHLFGENPFKEYEFMFMPIYFGLLVWGLFRYRKNVMKGYLEGWRAIGFGLVANFVAIILYCGLLYGFLRTVPEALERHQLEVDAYNITLRKVAKEHMEETEKLSTVLLDASETNDRITPAVMAVDKFFKMGAIGFVIVMVAGLFMMKRKPEVPENNIPIDSEKGY; encoded by the coding sequence ATGAAAAATCCTTTTTGGAAATATGCTTTTTTAACGGCTGCAACAATGGCTGTTGGTGTACTTTTACTTACTGTTACACTTCATTTGTTCGGTGAAAATCCATTTAAAGAGTATGAATTTATGTTTATGCCAATTTATTTTGGGCTTTTGGTATGGGGACTTTTTCGTTATCGAAAAAACGTAATGAAAGGTTATTTGGAAGGCTGGAGAGCTATTGGGTTTGGACTTGTAGCTAATTTTGTAGCAATAATTTTATACTGTGGACTTTTATATGGATTCCTAAGAACTGTTCCAGAAGCTTTGGAAAGACACCAACTGGAAGTAGATGCCTATAATATTACATTGCGAAAAGTAGCAAAAGAACACATGGAAGAAACCGAAAAATTAAGTACTGTTTTGTTGGATGCTTCAGAAACAAATGACCGAATTACACCTGCTGTAATGGCAGTAGATAAGTTTTTCAAAATGGGTGCAATCGGTTTTGTAATTGTGATGGTGGCTGGTCTTTTTATGATGAAAAGAAAACCTGAAGTGCCTGAAAATAATATACCCATTGATTCAGAAAAAGGTTATTAA
- a CDS encoding tetratricopeptide repeat protein: MAKTTDKKTDEQAVNPDIEAGTEQFYKTVEADRLQQSILEVSENKGLRTRVFGVLGLVAIAIIGVFGWQWYVEQEEVKAQEELFAAQFYFEKDSLNTALKGDAATTIGVEKIADDYSMTKAGDLAAFYEGTAYLKQGKFNEAIESLKQFDADDYLVQARAYSLIGDAYMELENIDEAITFYKKASNHSPNDFFTPEYLMKLGLAYELKNDFSMAAQAYETIVEKHKKSDAVNKAKRALGRAESMKGEKAA, from the coding sequence ATGGCAAAAACAACAGACAAAAAAACAGATGAACAAGCAGTAAACCCAGACATTGAAGCTGGAACAGAACAGTTTTATAAAACTGTAGAAGCTGACCGTTTGCAACAAAGTATCTTAGAGGTAAGTGAAAATAAAGGGCTAAGAACAAGAGTTTTTGGTGTTTTAGGTTTAGTAGCTATTGCTATAATAGGTGTTTTTGGATGGCAATGGTATGTAGAACAAGAAGAAGTAAAAGCACAAGAAGAGCTTTTTGCAGCACAATTTTACTTTGAAAAAGATTCTTTGAATACGGCTCTTAAAGGAGATGCAGCTACTACAATAGGTGTTGAAAAAATTGCTGATGATTATTCTATGACAAAAGCAGGCGATTTAGCTGCTTTTTATGAAGGAACTGCTTATCTGAAACAAGGAAAATTCAATGAAGCTATCGAAAGTTTGAAACAATTTGATGCTGATGATTATTTAGTTCAAGCTAGAGCATACTCTTTAATTGGAGATGCATATATGGAACTTGAAAATATAGATGAGGCTATCACATTTTATAAAAAGGCTTCAAATCATTCTCCAAATGACTTCTTTACTCCAGAGTATTTAATGAAATTAGGTTTGGCCTATGAGCTTAAAAATGATTTTTCAATGGCTGCACAGGCTTATGAGACAATCGTAGAAAAACATAAAAAATCAGATGCAGTAAACAAAGCCAAAAGAGCTTTAGGTCGTGCTGAAAGCATGAAAGGTGAAAAAGCGGCTTAA
- a CDS encoding DUF2157 domain-containing protein gives MFFNLKGSVQFREEIESWVKEGIISSEQSQKLSQKYQLPELGESPPFYRDSSFILKGVAILIGVAGLMLIIAQNWDDLPIFARMLTGLLPLFAAYIWGFLKLKQDEEQTAELAFLLASLLFGVNIMLQAQIFHISSYFPNGVLWWILGTMPTMIYFRSKIIAIIFQGLFILWVSLQMEYMQFSIWSPILVLLFGYMLYIRPNILLLIGMFISLYLAFMNGISAIYQERFFRIVDEGYYIFGLSYLLLFLGIFQFLKDKYSDFIQRNFQNLLRFAFIFVLFLFTFKDIIEEITHDRGIKSYIYGKTEINYLVIGIMAIICILIYVYSVFIKAQKINFKTVLPLVLLVLLSVPLIIFSQDYDQKLAFFYNVVLLILSIWKIYDGIHNQQKGDFMTGIFYLLMLALARYFDLFENYVITGILFIVLGMGLYFINNFWNKKFSK, from the coding sequence ATGTTTTTTAATCTAAAAGGCTCTGTACAATTCAGAGAAGAAATAGAAAGTTGGGTAAAAGAAGGAATTATTTCTTCTGAGCAATCTCAAAAACTTTCTCAAAAATACCAGCTTCCAGAGCTTGGTGAATCACCACCATTTTATAGAGATTCTAGTTTTATCTTAAAAGGTGTAGCTATTTTGATTGGAGTGGCTGGTTTGATGCTTATCATTGCTCAAAACTGGGACGATTTGCCAATCTTTGCTAGAATGCTTACTGGACTTTTACCACTTTTTGCAGCCTATATTTGGGGATTTTTGAAGCTAAAACAAGATGAGGAACAAACAGCAGAACTTGCTTTTCTTTTGGCTTCCTTGCTTTTTGGAGTAAATATAATGTTGCAAGCACAAATTTTTCATATTTCATCTTACTTTCCAAATGGTGTTTTGTGGTGGATTTTGGGAACAATGCCAACGATGATTTATTTTAGAAGTAAAATTATTGCCATTATCTTTCAAGGTCTGTTTATTCTTTGGGTTTCCTTACAAATGGAATATATGCAGTTTTCTATTTGGTCGCCTATTTTGGTCTTGCTTTTTGGCTATATGCTTTATATTCGTCCGAATATTCTTTTACTTATTGGAATGTTTATTAGTTTGTATTTGGCTTTTATGAATGGAATTTCAGCTATTTATCAAGAGCGTTTTTTCAGAATTGTAGATGAAGGTTATTATATTTTTGGACTCAGTTATTTGCTTTTATTTTTAGGAATTTTTCAGTTTTTGAAAGACAAATATTCTGATTTTATTCAAAGGAATTTTCAAAATCTATTGCGTTTTGCATTTATTTTTGTTCTTTTCCTATTTACATTTAAAGATATTATTGAAGAAATTACACACGATAGAGGAATTAAATCTTACATCTATGGAAAAACAGAAATAAATTATTTAGTTATCGGAATTATGGCAATTATTTGTATTCTGATTTATGTTTATTCTGTATTTATCAAGGCTCAAAAAATCAATTTCAAAACAGTTTTACCATTAGTTCTTTTGGTTTTACTTTCCGTGCCTCTAATTATTTTTAGTCAAGATTATGACCAAAAATTAGCCTTTTTTTATAATGTTGTTTTACTCATTTTATCAATTTGGAAAATTTATGATGGAATTCATAATCAACAAAAAGGCGATTTTATGACAGGAATTTTCTATTTATTAATGCTTGCTCTGGCTCGTTATTTTGATTTATTTGAAAATTATGTCATTACAGGAATTCTTTTTATTGTCTTAGGAATGGGACTTTATTTTATTAATAACTTTTGGAATAAGAAATTTAGTAAATAA
- a CDS encoding ABC transporter ATP-binding protein yields the protein MLALQTQNLNKIFHKGKSNEFVALSDISLSIKKGSCTLLKGSSGSGKTTLISILAGLTKPTSGSYICLEENVSHWSEKFLTQFRREHIGIVFQHFNLIQGLTVEQNIILPLLPLNYSIKKMESMSKEAATLAHISHKLNQKIDTLSGGELQRTAIARALIRKPAILFADEPTSHLDRKNAVEVFEVFEKLKENGQTIILTTHDEWLKNHSIIDNVIELNDGKLVENK from the coding sequence ATGCTCGCTCTCCAAACTCAAAATCTTAATAAAATCTTTCATAAAGGAAAAAGCAATGAATTTGTTGCTTTATCTGATATTTCGTTGTCTATAAAAAAAGGAAGTTGTACGCTTTTAAAAGGCTCTTCAGGTTCTGGAAAAACCACTTTAATTAGTATTTTGGCTGGTCTTACAAAACCTACATCAGGGAGTTATATCTGTTTGGAAGAAAATGTTTCTCACTGGTCAGAAAAATTTTTGACACAATTTAGAAGAGAACACATAGGCATTGTTTTCCAACATTTTAATCTTATTCAAGGACTTACTGTTGAGCAAAATATTATACTTCCTCTTCTTCCTTTGAATTATTCTATCAAAAAAATGGAATCTATGAGTAAAGAAGCTGCTACTTTAGCTCATATTTCCCATAAATTAAATCAAAAAATAGATACTCTTTCTGGTGGCGAACTCCAACGAACAGCCATTGCAAGGGCATTAATCCGAAAACCTGCTATTCTTTTTGCTGACGAACCTACTTCACATTTAGATAGAAAAAATGCAGTAGAAGTTTTTGAGGTTTTCGAAAAATTAAAAGAAAATGGACAAACAATAATCCTAACCACACATGACGAATGGCTCAAAAATCACTCAATTATTGATAATGTAATTGAACTTAATGATGGAAAATTAGTGGAAAATAAATAA
- a CDS encoding TonB-dependent receptor, producing MKSVLYTSIFLFLFFSYSFSNLAFAQSYSLEGTVLEKETSESLISANIVLRFANDTSKFVFATTDLEGKFSFKNLTQKEYFLQISYVGYQNYSQKITLSKSHTVLPTILIEESTLLAVTVKGRQTVSEQLGDTTQYNASAFKTEQNADAETLIKKMPSITTEDGEIQAQGETVGKVLVDGKEFFGNDASVALKNLPAQIIDKVQIFDQESDQSQFSGISDGNTVKTINIVTKKDSRTGQFGKIYGGYGTDERYIGGGNINFFNGKQRISIIGLSNNVSQQNFSSQDLLGVTGQSSRRRGPGRGNDSDNFLVGGQNGITKTHSLGINYSDEWGKKIKLSGSYFFNWSENNSSTNLTRDYFLQDDATGSTQNQFYKEDQISSSDNQNHRFSLRFEYKIDSVNELILTPKINIQNYESYSLTDAQTFLGDNDLLNRTINDYNSNSSAFNFENDALFRHRFKKRGRTFSVKLNTKANIQDSENTLIANVETANTLDTLNQETFGNQSDILWATEFIYTEPISQKSTLQFDYEYSNNQLESEAETYDILSELNQGRIINNQLSSTIESGYLYHQAGFGYSYNTKKLHLNTNFTYQNATLDGGQTYPFETNFKRTFQNILPRIILRYDISKNSNLRLIYRSSTDNPDITDLQEVVDNSNPLQLSVGNEGLNQQVENRYIARYAYNNPDKRINFFAFAYVRNTNDYITNSTWIAGQDSMTVNGVFLSEGVQLTRPVNVDGYITSRLNAMVGIPFWKLNLNLNNQFVYNRTPTFINGEENIANNYAITEGLTVSSNINEKIDFGITYKLGYTIVDNSIQPEADNNYMTHSLEFRNLFLFKKGFLWQNDITYQSYNGLSDSFNQDYLLWSMSVGKRFLKDERGELKLTVFDLLNQNNSISRSVTETYVEDTQTQVLQRYFMLSFTYMIRNFKGAKAQQESEEKGRPDFGGPRGGRGGF from the coding sequence ATGAAATCTGTTCTTTACACCTCTATTTTTTTATTCTTATTTTTTTCTTATTCCTTTTCTAACCTTGCTTTTGCTCAAAGTTATAGCCTTGAAGGAACTGTTTTAGAAAAAGAAACCTCTGAATCTCTTATTTCTGCAAATATAGTTTTGCGTTTTGCTAATGACACTTCAAAATTTGTTTTTGCTACGACGGATTTAGAAGGAAAATTTTCTTTCAAAAATCTTACTCAAAAAGAATATTTTCTACAAATTAGTTATGTAGGCTATCAAAATTATTCTCAAAAAATAACTTTATCAAAATCTCATACCGTATTACCAACTATTTTGATAGAAGAAAGTACCCTTTTGGCTGTAACGGTGAAAGGAAGACAAACTGTTTCAGAGCAATTAGGTGACACAACTCAATATAATGCGTCAGCTTTCAAGACAGAACAAAATGCTGATGCCGAAACTCTTATCAAAAAAATGCCTTCAATTACTACCGAAGATGGCGAAATACAAGCGCAAGGAGAAACAGTAGGAAAAGTATTGGTAGATGGAAAAGAATTTTTTGGAAATGATGCAAGTGTAGCTCTCAAAAATCTTCCTGCCCAAATTATTGATAAAGTTCAAATTTTTGACCAAGAAAGTGACCAATCTCAATTCTCTGGAATTAGTGATGGAAATACAGTAAAAACTATCAATATTGTAACAAAAAAAGATAGTCGAACAGGGCAATTTGGAAAAATTTATGGTGGATATGGAACTGATGAGCGTTATATTGGTGGTGGAAATATTAATTTTTTTAATGGAAAACAACGAATTTCTATAATTGGACTTAGCAATAATGTAAGTCAGCAAAATTTTTCATCACAAGATTTATTGGGAGTAACAGGACAAAGTAGTAGAAGACGTGGACCTGGAAGAGGAAATGACTCAGATAATTTTTTGGTGGGTGGACAAAATGGAATCACAAAAACGCATAGTTTAGGTATAAATTATTCAGATGAATGGGGAAAGAAAATCAAACTTTCTGGAAGTTATTTTTTCAATTGGAGTGAAAATAATTCTTCTACAAACCTAACAAGAGATTATTTTTTACAAGATGATGCAACAGGAAGTACTCAAAATCAATTTTATAAAGAAGACCAAATTAGTAGTAGTGATAACCAAAATCATCGCTTTTCATTGCGTTTTGAATACAAAATTGATTCAGTAAATGAATTAATACTAACACCAAAAATAAATATTCAAAATTATGAAAGTTATAGCCTAACCGATGCACAAACTTTTTTGGGAGATAATGATTTATTGAACAGAACCATAAATGATTATAATAGTAATTCTTCAGCTTTTAATTTTGAAAATGATGCCCTTTTTCGTCATAGGTTCAAAAAACGTGGGCGTACATTTTCAGTAAAATTAAATACAAAAGCAAATATACAAGATAGTGAAAATACTCTTATTGCAAATGTAGAAACTGCAAATACTTTGGATACTCTTAATCAAGAAACATTTGGTAATCAAAGTGATATTCTTTGGGCAACAGAATTTATATATACAGAACCTATTTCGCAAAAATCTACATTACAATTTGATTATGAATATTCAAATAATCAATTAGAAAGCGAAGCAGAAACCTATGATATTTTATCAGAATTAAATCAAGGTAGAATTATCAATAATCAACTTTCTTCTACCATAGAAAGTGGATATTTGTATCATCAAGCTGGCTTTGGATATAGCTATAATACTAAAAAACTACATCTAAATACAAACTTTACCTATCAAAATGCAACATTAGACGGAGGACAAACTTATCCTTTCGAAACTAATTTTAAAAGAACATTTCAAAATATTCTGCCTAGAATTATTTTACGTTATGATATTTCAAAAAACAGTAATTTAAGACTCATTTACCGTTCTTCTACCGATAATCCTGACATTACAGACCTGCAAGAAGTGGTTGATAATAGCAATCCTTTACAGCTTTCTGTTGGTAATGAAGGCTTGAATCAACAAGTTGAAAATCGTTATATTGCTCGTTATGCGTACAATAATCCCGATAAACGTATCAATTTCTTTGCTTTTGCTTATGTTAGAAATACAAATGATTATATCACAAATTCTACATGGATAGCTGGGCAAGATTCAATGACTGTAAATGGTGTGTTTTTGAGTGAAGGTGTACAACTTACTCGCCCTGTAAATGTAGATGGATATATTACGAGTCGTCTTAATGCCATGGTTGGGATTCCTTTTTGGAAGCTCAATCTGAATTTGAATAATCAATTTGTGTATAATAGAACGCCTACTTTTATTAATGGAGAAGAAAATATTGCTAATAATTATGCAATTACAGAAGGACTGACAGTAAGTAGTAATATTAATGAAAAAATTGATTTCGGAATTACCTATAAATTAGGTTATACGATTGTTGATAATAGCATTCAGCCAGAAGCTGATAATAATTATATGACTCATAGTTTAGAATTTAGAAATTTATTTTTATTCAAAAAAGGCTTTTTATGGCAAAATGATATTACCTATCAGAGTTATAATGGTCTTTCTGATAGTTTTAATCAAGATTATTTGTTGTGGAGTATGAGTGTAGGAAAACGTTTTTTGAAGGACGAGCGAGGAGAATTAAAATTAACAGTGTTTGATTTATTAAACCAAAATAATAGTATTTCTAGAAGTGTTACCGAAACTTATGTTGAGGATACACAAACACAAGTTTTACAGCGTTATTTTATGCTTAGTTTTACATATATGATTCGTAATTTTAAAGGAGCTAAAGCCCAACAAGAATCTGAAGAAAAAGGAAGACCTGATTTTGGAGGCCCTAGAGGGGGCAGAGGTGGATTTTAA
- a CDS encoding GDYXXLXY domain-containing protein, producing MKNKSLIYLVVLFQVLVLGGMFVKAFYPVMVGKPIKLKVLPIDPRDLFRGNYVNLNYDFSRIDLDSIPNDLDSMALSTLTYGDELFVELALDSNNEFYETVGLWQDANKKTKAENILLKGTREKNTFSFWNNGYNTINITAGIESFFTNKEKALALEKKMRPNWSFDTDKEEYIVWSEIYVTDEGAVRMNAIDFKKK from the coding sequence ATGAAAAATAAATCTTTAATATACCTCGTCGTACTTTTTCAAGTATTGGTTTTGGGAGGAATGTTTGTAAAGGCATTTTATCCTGTGATGGTCGGAAAGCCTATCAAACTCAAAGTTTTGCCGATTGATCCTCGTGATTTGTTTAGAGGAAATTATGTAAATCTAAATTATGATTTTAGTAGAATTGATTTAGATTCTATCCCAAATGATTTGGATTCTATGGCACTTTCTACGCTTACTTATGGCGATGAGCTTTTTGTAGAATTGGCTTTAGATAGCAATAATGAGTTTTATGAAACAGTCGGACTTTGGCAAGATGCTAACAAAAAAACAAAAGCTGAAAATATCCTTTTGAAAGGTACAAGAGAAAAAAATACGTTTAGTTTTTGGAATAATGGCTACAATACTATCAATATAACGGCAGGAATTGAATCTTTTTTTACAAATAAAGAAAAGGCTTTGGCTTTAGAAAAGAAAATGCGTCCGAATTGGTCTTTTGATACAGATAAAGAAGAATATATTGTTTGGTCAGAAATTTATGTAACTGACGAAGGCGCAGTTAGAATGAATGCGATTGATTTTAAAAAGAAGTAA
- the porQ gene encoding type IX secretion system protein PorQ has protein sequence MYKFFSNKSLFLNSFLVLFLLLLIQNSVFGQIGGKTSLEFINLPTHARVIGLGGANITSQDAGEQQDINMHIENPALLTEQTHDRLSLAYYGYSAGISNVNLAYGHDFKKLGAFSNLAFSFQYLDYGNIESYDALGNSLGQINASEYSFGVSHSQKFDAFRVGGTLKIAGSQLAGYNATGVYLDLGGTLKHPDKDLRFGLVMNNLGFLISNYSPTSDYEMPMNILLGASLKPEQMPIRFSLTLQQLFRKNIAYNDPSRSTTLDASGQIVVEETSAFDKTLRRVVLGAEIIFSKNFNLRAGYNFLRRKELTLTTRPAFVGFSFGGVLRIRSFEFAYSRSLAHIAGGTNNFTMTLDTKKLFRKN, from the coding sequence ATGTATAAATTCTTTTCTAATAAATCATTATTTCTAAATTCTTTTTTAGTTTTATTTCTTCTGTTATTAATTCAAAACTCAGTTTTTGGACAAATTGGAGGAAAAACGTCTTTAGAGTTTATCAACCTACCTACACACGCACGAGTAATCGGTTTGGGTGGTGCAAATATCACTTCACAAGATGCAGGAGAGCAGCAAGACATAAACATGCACATTGAAAATCCAGCTCTTTTGACTGAACAAACACACGACCGTCTTTCATTGGCATATTACGGATATTCAGCAGGAATCAGTAATGTAAATTTAGCTTATGGACACGATTTCAAAAAATTAGGAGCTTTCTCAAATCTTGCTTTTTCATTTCAATATCTTGATTATGGAAACATTGAAAGTTATGATGCTTTAGGAAATTCTTTAGGTCAGATAAATGCAAGCGAGTATAGTTTTGGAGTGAGTCATTCTCAAAAATTTGATGCTTTTCGTGTAGGTGGAACGCTAAAAATTGCAGGTTCGCAGTTGGCTGGATATAATGCAACAGGTGTTTATTTGGATTTGGGAGGGACACTAAAACATCCAGATAAAGATTTGCGTTTTGGTTTGGTTATGAATAATTTAGGTTTTTTGATTAGTAATTATTCGCCTACTTCTGATTACGAAATGCCAATGAATATTCTTTTGGGAGCTTCTTTAAAACCTGAACAAATGCCAATTCGTTTTTCATTGACTTTACAACAGCTTTTTAGAAAAAATATTGCGTATAATGACCCTTCAAGAAGCACAACTTTAGATGCCAGTGGACAAATAGTAGTAGAAGAAACAAGTGCGTTTGATAAAACACTCAGAAGAGTAGTTTTGGGTGCAGAAATAATTTTTAGTAAGAATTTTAATCTTCGTGCAGGCTACAATTTTTTAAGAAGAAAAGAGCTGACTCTAACTACTAGACCTGCTTTTGTAGGTTTTTCATTTGGTGGAGTTTTGCGTATTCGTTCCTTTGAATTTGCATATTCTCGTTCTTTGGCACATATTGCAGGAGGAACAAATAATTTTACAATGACTTTGGACACGAAAAAATTATTTCGTAAAAATTAA
- a CDS encoding adenosylcobinamide-GDP ribazoletransferase, with translation MKFSKFQSQIPTFYYQFQLFLTALMFYTRIPVPKWVGYSDEQVNKSSIYFPFIGWFVGGVAALVFVGSEFLFSHYVAIILSMIATILMTGAFHEDGFADVCDGFGGGWEKMKILEIMKDSRIGAYGMIGMALLLLLKYTALLTLFEYMAISSLNSFWIIFLIGHSLSRFTALTFVYTHEYAREDLSSKVKPIAKKLSATEIIVSSVFGFLPIFLFSPWAVGALVIAPLFALKLYLGHYFKKWIGGYTGDCLGATQQVSEVIIYLYFIGILKLLGNL, from the coding sequence ATGAAATTTTCAAAATTCCAATCCCAAATTCCAACTTTTTATTATCAATTCCAACTTTTTCTTACAGCTCTGATGTTTTATACTCGTATTCCTGTTCCTAAATGGGTAGGTTATAGTGATGAACAGGTCAATAAATCTTCAATTTATTTTCCGTTTATTGGTTGGTTTGTTGGTGGAGTGGCTGCGCTTGTTTTTGTGGGAAGTGAGTTTTTATTTTCTCATTATGTGGCTATTATTTTGAGTATGATTGCTACTATTTTGATGACTGGAGCATTTCATGAAGATGGTTTTGCTGATGTGTGTGATGGTTTTGGTGGAGGTTGGGAAAAGATGAAAATCTTAGAAATAATGAAAGATTCTAGGATTGGAGCGTATGGAATGATTGGAATGGCTTTGCTTTTACTTCTAAAATACACAGCTTTACTTACTCTTTTTGAATATATGGCTATTAGTTCTCTCAATTCTTTTTGGATAATTTTCTTGATAGGACACAGTTTGAGCCGTTTTACGGCACTTACTTTTGTTTATACACACGAATATGCTCGTGAAGATTTGTCTAGTAAAGTCAAACCGATAGCCAAAAAACTCTCTGCTACCGAGATTATTGTATCTTCTGTTTTTGGCTTTTTACCTATTTTTCTTTTTTCGCCTTGGGCAGTTGGTGCGCTTGTGATTGCGCCACTTTTTGCGCTCAAATTATATCTAGGTCATTATTTCAAAAAATGGATTGGAGGATATACAGGCGATTGTTTGGGAGCAACTCAACAGGTTTCAGAAGTCATTATTTATCTTTATTTTATTGGAATATTAAAACTTTTAGGAAATTTGTGA
- a CDS encoding thioredoxin family protein, with amino-acid sequence MNYNKIFASVSMLVAVLAVTFLFTAATDKNGYAVGDEAKDFNLKNIDGKMISLAGMEDAKGYIVTFTCNHCPYAKLYEDRLIALHNQFAEKGYPVVAINPNVSTTEADNFEAMIERAKEKSFPFVYLSDEDQSIAKTYGATKTPHVYVISKNKGKLKVEYIGAIDDNPKSAEEATETYVADAVDALLADKKVKKKEAKAVGCGIKWIK; translated from the coding sequence ATGAATTATAACAAAATTTTCGCCTCTGTATCTATGTTAGTGGCAGTTTTAGCTGTTACTTTTTTATTCACTGCTGCAACTGACAAAAATGGCTATGCTGTTGGTGATGAAGCAAAAGACTTTAACCTCAAAAATATTGATGGCAAAATGATTTCTCTTGCTGGAATGGAAGATGCAAAAGGATATATTGTTACTTTTACGTGTAATCATTGTCCGTATGCAAAATTATATGAAGATCGTTTGATTGCTTTACATAATCAATTTGCAGAAAAAGGTTATCCAGTTGTTGCTATCAATCCAAATGTTTCGACTACAGAAGCTGATAATTTTGAAGCAATGATTGAGCGTGCAAAAGAAAAAAGTTTTCCGTTTGTTTATCTTTCTGATGAAGATCAAAGTATTGCAAAAACTTATGGTGCTACAAAAACTCCTCACGTTTATGTAATAAGCAAAAATAAAGGAAAATTAAAAGTAGAATATATTGGTGCTATTGATGACAATCCAAAAAGTGCTGAAGAAGCTACTGAAACGTATGTAGCTGATGCTGTTGATGCTCTTTTAGCTGACAAAAAAGTTAAAAAGAAAGAAGCTAAAGCTGTTGGTTGTGGTATCAAATGGATAAAATAA